TGGAACAGGACCTCCATGTCCTTGGCCGAGTCGATCGCGACCCCGCAGTGCCCGACCTCGCCGAGGCTCATCGGGTCGTCGGAGTCGCGGCCCATGAGGGTCGGCATGTCGAACGCCACCGACAGGCCGCCGCCGCCGCGCGCCATGATCATCTTGTAGCGCTCGTTGGTCTGCACGGCGTTGCCGAAGCCGGCGAACTGCCGGATCGTCCACGCCCGTCCGCGGTAACCGGTCGGGTAGAGCCCGCGGGTGAAGGGGAACTCCCCCGGCCACCCGATCGACTCGGGCACCTCGGCGCCGTCGGCCGGGCCGTAGACCGGCGCGACCTCCATGCCGGAGAGCGTGGTGAAGTCGGCGTCGCGCACCTGGCCCCTGGCCGCGGCGGCGTCGTAGCGGGCCTGCCAGCGGGCGGCACCAGAGGTCTCGGGAGTGGGGGTCTCAGCCATGCCCGCCAATTTACTAGGACGTCCAACTAAATGTCACGGCCCGCTCCTCAGCGGACTCTGTTTGCCGCAGGCGCCACAACCTTCTCGGGTCACCCGACAAACGGTCGCTTCACCCCGCGTGGCACGTGGGGTGAAGCGCACCTTTCTCGGGTGCCCCGAGAAGGGTGCAGCAGCACGGGGGCCGAGAGGGTATGCCGCGGGGCCAGGTCAGGCGTCGAAGTCACGCGCGCCGACGCGCACCTTGCGCAGCAGCTCGAAGAGCTGCTCGTGCTCGGCGGGGCTCAGCATCCCGAGGCCGAACCGCGCCTCGACCAGCTCCCTGGTGGCCGCCTCCATGGCGTCGCGACCGGCCGGGGTGATGACGGCCAGGGTGCCGCGCCCGTCCTGCGGGTTGGGCACCCGCTCGACGAACCCCTGGGCGGCCAGGCGCTGCACGATGTTGGTCGCGCTGGTCGGATGCACCATGAGCCGCTGGCCGATCTTGCCCATGCTGAGCCGTCCCTCGCGGCTGAAGGCGAGCAGCACCAGCGCCTCGTAGCGGGCGAACGACAGCCCGTGCCGGCCGACCAGGGCGTCGAACTCCGTGAGCAGCAGCTGCTGCACCCGCATGATCGAGGTGGCGCTGGCCATCGCCAGCGGCTGAGAGGTGCGGCCCCAGCGCTGGGTCCACAGCTGCGCCGCCCGGGTGATCGGGTCGAAGGGCAGGCGGATCTGCTTCGGCACGGCGACAGGCTAGTGCGGCGCGGACCGCACGAGCGTGAGTCGTCCATCATCGAGGTGGAGCTCGCTGTCCGCCTGTGCGGCCGCCTCCGGGTCGTGCGTCGCCATCACCACGGCCGCCCCG
This genomic interval from Knoellia sp. p5-6-4 contains the following:
- a CDS encoding MarR family transcriptional regulator yields the protein MPKQIRLPFDPITRAAQLWTQRWGRTSQPLAMASATSIMRVQQLLLTEFDALVGRHGLSFARYEALVLLAFSREGRLSMGKIGQRLMVHPTSATNIVQRLAAQGFVERVPNPQDGRGTLAVITPAGRDAMEAATRELVEARFGLGMLSPAEHEQLFELLRKVRVGARDFDA